The DNA segment TTTGTACTGGTGATGGCAGTAGTACTGTGGGGGTGTGGAGTGGAAGTGTTCCTGTCTGTGCAGGTTTGCTTTCAGTTTTCATCAAAATacgccatgcatgcatagtataCATTTCAATCAACCAGGTCAATCTGTATTTTTATCACTTCAAGGAATATCGTATTCTACCAACAACAGTAACATTCTAGTGACCAGAATTAGAGCCACAAATGACACATCCTTGACTTGTCACACCAACTCAACAACCTGCTGTAGGGGTAGGGATAATCCACAAGGAGGTTCAGGAGAGTGGCTGTTTCCTAATGGAACAATGATCACCGAGAACAGTATCACTGGTAGTGGGTTATATTGGATTAGATACTATCAATCCGTTAGATTGTATCGTCATGGTGATATCCAGACTCCACAGGGAACCTACTGTTGTAGAATACCTAATCGTCATGGTGATGTCGTGAGTGTTTGTGCTTCTCTTACAGGTGaggttattataattattgtatataaaCACTATTCAGAAATGTTATAACTGTTTTGTGACAGCCAACACCGTTCGATGTCCCTCTTACTCAGcacattatactataatacaGGTGTCCACATTACTGGTATCCAATCTGGTGTGCCCATCTTAATTGGAGGTTCAGTTACCATCACCTGCACCACTGACTCTCCTGCTGACTCAATAATATTGCTCCAAGATGACCAGCATCTTCATGAAACTCGTCAGTCAACCAATTTGATATATACTATTCCTCTTGTGACTGACAGCATGCATGGAAACATCTTCAAATGTGAAGCCTATTTCCTAGGCACTTCAGACTCTGCTTTTGAAAATGTCATTACTACTGTTAAAAGTAAGTTATACTCGTGACACGCACAAGAAATCAATACTCAAATTTGTTATGCAGTTCCTGGACAATCTATCAACACTAGCATCAGCCCATCAAGTGATTCAACTTCACAAGTTGGACATCTCTACATTGTGACTTGTACTGTGTCTAAGTTGCCTGGGCTAACTCGCACACCAATTGCCCAGTGGCTCAAGGTTTCCATGGGAACTAAAAGAATCGGCATACCCACTCCTAATGAAGCTGCTCTCATTCTCTCTCCACTGAGAACATCAAATGCTGGCACATACCGTTGTCAGGGCAACCTCACTACTACCATTCGCTCTCTACCACTTTCGAGCAGCAGTAATTTTACTTTAATTGCGCAAAGTAAGTCAAATCTTCGTAGGCTGCATGTAAATTATTACTTATGTTTTACAGTACCAACACCAGCAGTGACAATCTCAAGGTCTCCCTCTAGTTCAGCTTTGTTTGCTAACCTCAGTGTGATAACATTTATATGTCAAGTGTCCATACATACAAGCATTGATACTCCCGTCACTTTGAGCTTGACTTGGACTCGTGAGGTTTATAGTGATGAAGATGATACAACCACTGAAGTGATCATGGTGAATAGTACAACCAAACAAATCAAGAGAAGATGGACATTTAATGATTTAAGTTCAAGGGACCAGAGAGTGACTTGCAATGGAACATTAAGTTCAGCTAGCAGTTTTATTCGAGGCAATAGCAGTATATATGAAGATAGGTTATCTGTTGCTGGTGAGTTGCCTTCTCTTTAGCCTATGACAAAGATAACACTTTcttttgcattcaggtatgTTCCTGATGTTTAACGGCAGTGTACTGGACAACAAGACCTCTGTACCAGCGAGGGATGTACGTGTCATCCAGTGTTACTCTGATAAGACAGATACATTCAATGCAAACCAACACGGATGGACTTTCCCTAATAGCACCAAGATTACTAACGTCAGCACACTGGCTGTTGCAACACGGGAGGGAGGACATCTGACACTCACTCGAGTGGGGAACAGTTCCCTGCCAGCTGGAGAGTATTGTTGCAAGGCTCAGGATGCCAGGGGaactagccacaccctctgtgtgcatgtggagcaAAGTCGCTCAGTGTTGTTAAGGTTCCGATTGGTCGGTGGAGTGGTAGGAGGAGTGGTCATTGTCCTTATCCTTGTGATTGTTGTCATAGTGATAGCTAATTTTGTGTTTAAGAgcagaagagagaagcttacTATCAACAAAACAACAAAGTAAATTGATGAATGTTTTatatgtttataattattgctgaattcTGATACACTTTCCTCTCTCCCCCAGATGTAACGTACCACCAGTGTCGCTAAAGGGTGGGGTCAGTACTGGTGAGATACACACATACGAGATGATTGAAATGGGTCACGAATACGAGGAAGTGTCCAAGTTCCAAGGAGCCGTCGGTGGAGAGTATGAGATCATTGGAGCACCCCCAcagacaactggctccgagaGTAAGGCTGTTATAAAGACTGAGCCatcaccacccactccaccacaaCCCTCTGGAAATGATATTGAGTTTACAGAGTGCATTGCTTACAGCACGACCACCCACAGTCGCCCCCCACAGCCCACAGGCTTATGAACAAATACCGCCGTTGATGCTgactgcttataattatgacaacataTGTGTACCTATACATAATTTCATTTTGTGTATATATTCGTGAAAACTCTGATAACGAGTGCAAGCGTTTTGCTTTGCTCATGTGTTAGCTATAACTTCTTGCTttgtatattaattttattgtgtttgcaattgttgacatgAACCCACACAGtcaatatcataattatagaagaagAGTTTAAAAAAACAGATGATGCGAATTATCTTAGAAGATAGATCTATACTGAGTAGACTCTCGCTCTTCCGGCtttctgaagtacggccacctcgatatacgcCATTATGTTTGAAACTGCCAACATGAGCCACCTATTAGTTCCGCTGATAACACACTACAAACCAGCTGATATTAACCATTACCCAGAATACCACCTCCGAACAGCGTTGAATGCGACCTATACGCTCTACCGGCTCGGCTCGTATACACTAAAGGTATTTGTCACTCTcattactgtacatgtcattCTCTATAACAATTACCGcatgaggggggggggtctcAGAATTTATTTTTGATTTTAGTTAATCATGTGTCCGTTAGTTTATGTTCAAAGATCTTTGGTCTGCATTTGCATTTACACGTTCTTGCATGGGTAATGTCATCAGTCCTTCGTGAATATGAATATGACAAGGTTTCCTCACTGTAATATGTTTAGTAGCCACTGTGTGTATATTATTGACACATTGGTATTTATGAGAAGATATTGACGTTCAGTTGTGTGCTTAGAGGGAGGGGTGTGATTGCTTTCAATATGATATAGAGTGCTTTAGTGTTTATTGTGAGCATCGCTTGTTGTGTTACCCTGAGCATAGATAACAGAGACTGCTCTATTATCTACGCCCTGAGGCAGTGATTGCCACCTCTTATAGGCCTTGTGATAGCTTACAGCAAATGGtgcatgtttttgcttttgctcCAATATATCAATCTGTGTTTGATAGCtgcaggagcacattacagtaatgtgctcctgatagCTGATACTAACATGCAGATCTACAGTGCCATACATCTCAGTTAAACTatagtacaatcatgtatatagtCTACTTAGTTTTAAagtcatgattataattataacgaacCACCCCCCCAGAGATGGTTCTCGAGACATGCTCTGGTAAACCTAACAGGACTTTCCTGGTTTGACCCAGGATAATGTGGAGGAGTTCTCCACCTTGCCTTGTCACACACACGATTGTAAGTAGGGTAGTTCATTGCTGTCTGTCAAGAGAGGCCATTAGCTACATGGACTCATTACAAGGACATGTACAGTATCTGTACTTTGTCATAGAGCCCATGCTATCTAAATTATATGTATCAGCAGGAgtgcattcatgcactcctggcaCTCCTGGTATCAGATTATGTGCTTTTTGATTACTTTCCTCTTTCTCCCCTGTGCAGAGATAGAGGCAGGCTCAAGAGGATCCCCGTGTACAGAGACCCTGCTGGAGGGGGGGGTACGGATTTGTATCACCATTCAAATTTGACTCTCTGCTCAGTTTAGTTCTGTACTATGCCACCAACACGATGGAGAAACACAACCCTGAACTAGAGACAATGCTTAGATACCCTGCATTCCATGTGGACAGGGGCCATTAGTAACTGAACtagcagctgtacagtattgtatgtgtatgtgtaggaTTCTTTTTCTGTGTATGTGCTGTGTCTTTTTCTGtgtatgtgctgtgtgtatgtgggtgcATGTACGCTTTTGATGTGTGAACAATTCAGACTTCCTGTTGTGATCACTTAATTTGgagcatgcatgaatgcagcATGAAGAAGACAAGATTACTGTGTCTCATCTTGGCTGGTCTTTTTGACTGGAGCTGCTCACTCCTACTAGCCtgggtgtgtgtagagggTACGTTTAACAGTTTCTTTTGTAACCTCTCCAACCACTAAGTATAAATACTAGTCTCGTAAGCCAAACTGTGTCCGTAAGTATTTATTTATACCATAGCAATAAAATTATCTGTTACAAAGCAATTGTACAGGCTGTCTGTCAATGGTAGGGGGGTAATTTGGCACATTGGTATCACAAGTGtacttatagctatagctacatataTGCCACTGACTTTTTATACACCGACTttatgcatatgcatgtgaGTGGTTAAATGCTGTTTGTGTGTTACAAAATGTTCGTTTGTTTTTCACACAGCTATTGAGTGTCACACTCTACCCAATGTTCCCAATGGATTCATCACCTACTCAACCGACGACACACCTGACTATAATCTGGGCACTGTGGCCACTTATGCCTGTGACCCTGGGTTTGTTTTGGACCTCTCCCTAGGGGGATCTAAGATGAGAACTTGTATTGATGATATGGACAATGATGCAGAGGGAGCGTTTGATAGACAGGCTCCAATATGTGTCCGTAAGTTTTAATTTTGGTCTGATTTACAATGCGAATTTCTGACCTGCTGAACTTAAacatatgcatgcaggcatCGTTTGCCAACCTCTTTTCCGTTACTCCTATGGTATGATAACCTATCATCCCGAAACTCCACCTTTCTCATATGGAACACGAGCACAGTATGTCGTCTCATGCCCTCCCGAACTGGAGAGAAGAGGAGGAGATGATGAGAGGACCTGTACCACTAATGGAAACAgtgctgtgagggtgtggtctGGAGCTGCTCCCCTCTGTGCAGGTTTGCAGAGTAAATGTTGCATGTTCAAAGTTGAAACATCTTCTCTTGTATATAGCTCGAGGAATTTTCTTGTCATTTCAAGGAACAACCTACACTACTAACAACAGTTAATATTGTACTCACCAGAATTGAGACTACAAATGACACATCCTTgacctgtcacactgactcAACCACCTGCTGTAGAGGTGTAGACCCATCTTCAGGTATGGTACTGGAGAGTGGCTGTTTCCTAATGGAACAAGTATTGTCTGGAGGAAGAGAGTACCTGGTGATGGGTTCTATTATACAAGGTTTCATCAAGTTATCAGACTGTATCGTAATGATGATACCCCAGACTCCACTGGGAACCTACTGCTGTAGAATACCTGACAGTGGTGGAGAGATGAGGACATTCTGTGCAAACCTCGTTGGTGAGTGATgtttatatgtataattataggtattgCTTACTTGTTAATAGTGCAGCCGACACCATTCGCTGTCCCTCTGACTCGTTGATGGCTCCCACTAATGGGATGGTCTCATATTCTAGTCCAGTGGAAGGTGGCAGTTACGTTTTTGGAACAGTGGCCACCTTTTCCTGCTCACCTGGTTTTGCCCTGACTACTCTTGAGACTAGAACATGTACAGGTCCAAAAAGTGCTGAAATTGGAACCTTCAGTGGTTCAAGTCCAACATGTGATGGTgagaagccataattatacaaagagTCTAGTTGCATAATATTTTATTTCTTAGAGATCACTTGCTCTGCTCCTCTTAATATTGTCAATGGAACGATTGGCTACTCATCTCCTAGTACAACTGAAGTGTTCAATTACGGAACAACAGCTACTTATCAATGCAATCATGGACACATGTTAACAAGTGGAGACAGTGAGAGGACCTGTACTGGTGATGGTAGTCCTAGAGGTCGGTGGGATGGTACTGCTCCTCAATGTCCACgtatattataatattaattttgccaTATCACATGATAATGTACACAAACAGCTGTGGATTGTGGGACTTCTCCTCCTATTACCAATGGATCTCCTGGGATACCAACAACCACAACATTCACAGGGACAgtacctacagctgtaatgATGGCTATGCACTCTTTGGGATTGCTACAAGTACTTGTCAGGCAGATGCAACCTGGAACAGACCACCAGAATGCAGAGGTATGTACACATTCAGTGTTTGCATTCACACATTTAGTTCTGCTGCatatgctaataattatgttgtttgTTAGAGCGCATATGCCCAGTGGGAACCTATCACAAAGAGTTGTCAACtggagagagtgtgtgtgtgccttgcCCTAGAAACACCTTCAGCATTGTTGAAAATAGTGTGGAGTGTACCTGTTTTCGCGGCTACTACAGGACAAAACCAGAAGGACCAAACTTTCCATGTTCATGTAAGGATTGCACTCTGCAAGGCATGCATGCGGGTGTTCAGTAGTTGAATTATACGATATATTGACAATTAAAATGTTAGTTTATCCATATAGCCCCTCCGGTTAGCTGTGAGAGTTTGCAAGTAGTTACTGAGAGAACTCGAGGTAACACAATCACTGTGCGTTGGGAGAGGCCCGAGATCACTGGGAGAGACGACTTCTATTACAACATATTCTACTCTGAGGACAACCAGACCTTCACTCAACACAACAGCAGGCCGTACGTCAAACAAGACTCCCTAGTGGACTACTCAGTGTCTGGTCTGCGGCCACTCACCACCTACACCATCCGAGTGATCCCTGAGAATGGAGTGAGTGATCAGGAGGACGGAGGGCAGAACAGGAGCTGTGATGTGGTAACCATGACTGGGGATATAAGTGAGTGGACTCGCATTTTTGAAACCATTCTGTtagataattattgcatgtgtagTTAGTTGTACAATTGAAAATTATTGTGATTGAATATCCTAATTAATATTTCTACCTTGCCCTCAAGGGTCTAATGCCCCCTCCCTGGTGATCGGTTTCTGCACTGTTGTGGTTTGGATCGAGCCCACAAGGTCGTATGGGAGGATCACTGGCTATGACGTCAGGTTCATTCCTCAAGGGTCTGGTTCAGATTTGGTGGTGTCCAAAGGAAGAAAAGAACTTTTCCACGCCATTGGAGATGATACCATGCTCATCAGTACTGATAACGCCATGGTGCAGGTATGACTACACATGCATCTATTATTGTATTTCAGCAATGCTATGTATAATGTTCAGGTGAGAGCAAAAACGTCAGTTGCAGAGGGGAGGTGGAGTGAGGTAATGCCATTGGGTaagttttgtgtgtgattaCACCAAGTTCCATGTCACTACGCTTTATATCGTACAGGTTGCAAGAATACTGAAGGTTCCACTGGCCCTATATGAGTGAATAATGATACGTAATGACAGCTAATATTTATAGAACCGAATTAATATTGTATAGATGATGTAGCAAGATCTTTAGAGGTGATATTTTTGTAACCCGTCGAGGAAAGTAGaataatataattaattaGCAGTAGAACTATCTTGACATTGTTTGCCGGGCTAATGGAACAGTTTATATGGAATGTAGTGGGTAGGTTCTAGTATGTACGAATGTTTGCTGCTGGTGTGTTTCTGTGCATTGATGTTTTCACATTGCATCAACTCATGCACTTTGTGTGTTGTGATTACAGATAAGGTGCACACTTAGGCTAATCTGGCAGCCTTTAGTATGCATGGTTGTGCCTCTAATCAGTTCATATGCACGATTAAAGGACCTATTGTAGTAATATTATACTCATACCATAGGCTGTTGGTGAGCAATTCTTGTGAGGAATGCTCCCCAACTCGTCTAACAACTCCTTGAGTCCAACTGGGTCCTACAGTTCAGTTGTACCATACCAACTATTGGAGGAGAAATAATCTGTTGTGCCAACCTCAGTTACCTGGGTGAGTGAGCTAGTATACAGCAGTGCATGATGGATACATGTGCGTGTGGGGACGATACACAATTATGGCTCAAAGTAATAGTTGTAAATCACacgtgcatccagtctaggtTACCACAAATTGCaatttgtgagtagttgtacttaaatgtaagtATCCtatgattggaacatttctaagaaaatatgCTGATACTAATGAATGAATTTCCACGGCAACATAAGGTGATGGGTTTGTGATGGTTACAGAACACAGTAAACTTAGTTAATAGAAAATACCTCCAACGGTTTCCAGCTAAAGTCTGGGACTTTATCACAACATCTATAAAAATTGCAAGAGTGCGTTGCTCACAGCTAGACCCTAATAAAATTTCACCTATTATTCTATtcgaaaaatgtgcctattattcataattattcccCAAAAAATGTTACAGAACGTAGACGtactagcacacacacacacacacacacacaacataatcAATATGAGAACGTCCTTATGCAAAACtaaatgtaatgatctttaccaaaaatggacattgttgcataattataatttattccCAAATTATTACTTTTAaattacctattatgctaatATTCCAGCATAATTTATTAGGGCCTACAGTCTCATCCCACAAGCTTATGAAATACCCAACCCCTTGTATCATTATGCAACtgttgactataattatgtccatgtacaatgttataataacattatacatgcacatagtcAACAATATTGCTAGTTTCTGCCATTTCATTTTGCATGGCCATGAGATCGAGGGTGAGTACAGTTGCACGGTTACCACCACCCAGGATCGTTGACTATACCCTcacttcaatgtgagtcaactAGCACACACTAACTGTATGAATGGCAAGTCTAGTTATATATATGCTATGTTGTTGTGCATGCAACAGTGTGCTCTAAGATTATATTAGTGTTTTGTCCTCTATGGTTGGAAGCTGTACGCATGATTGATTCTCTAATGTTGATTTAGTGCTTCCTTTGCTTGAATGTATAGCTGCTAGGTGTCTCGCATTATTTGTATATCCTTTGAGTTTCCTTGCAGTCTCAACAGCTGATCAGCTAAGGGTCTGAAGGTGTCATGTGACCTGCCGCACTTTTTAGAGTCAGCCCGGAAGAACCCAAGCATCTCGTGAGTCAACCAACATCTCTTGAGTGCATAATTGGCTATGGGTATCCTTATAATGTCCCCCCACTGGCAAATGTGAAAGcgcaatacatgtacatcttaaTTTGCTGGGTATTTTCTATAGTATTTCCTAGGGCAGGTACAGCAGCAGGGTTCAGTAGCCTACATATTACTGTATGTATACCATTACCACCACTGGTAGACCATGATCTAGTTTGTCTACCATTGGCTTTCTTTGACATAATAGCTGTTACAGGTCAGCTGGGATGGTGCATGAGTGCTTTATTGTTTGTTGTCCTGAGACAATGTTTGTGCACTTTCAATAGCCTAGGGCTGTGATAGTTTAGGAACTCCAGCAAATGGTGCATGTTGCCTTTGCTCCATTAGTCAATCTGTTCACTGTGTGCAGTGCACCTTAGTGATAACATGGAATGATTGATGCTATTTCATTGTACATTTATTTTGATACAACAATGCGCCTTATTTTGAAGTCATAAACCCATCCTCCCTCTGGAGATGGTTCTCGAGACATGCATCATAGATACAAGAGGAAAAGGATTGGAAACGAGATCATGTGCGCTATCAATCCTACAGTAAGCCCAGGAATTGATCTGCGTTTTATGTAAATGAGCGGCAAAGAAGGCATATTTGGAGCGATTCTTCGACTACTAAGGTAAGCTAAGTTGATTTAAGAgcatcactgcatgcattaatCATTGTTTTATGATATCCTGCATGGAGactagcagaggaggtccgacattcgtgcatgaatcactacaagtgctagtgcatttggcctggacataTCACTTGACCCCAATGaccacaatgcactgaacttatagtgattcgtgcacgcatgtcggacctcctctgggagACTAGAGCCATGCAAACCTCTTGTAAGCACACAAAGTTTAAAAGATAGACTTTTTACCCAATTATTACACTTTGTGGGTAGTTAACTCACTCACAGtactattataaattataggacTTGAAAACTGTACAACTAACACTTTGTCTTCTGCTGCACTGCATCGGCTAGTTTTTAAAATACTGCAGCATGGGTGGAGAAGAGAGCAAACCTGTGCTGAGAGGATACCAATACTAGCTATATGTATAATTGTGTGCCTTACTAG comes from the Halichondria panicea chromosome 4, odHalPani1.1, whole genome shotgun sequence genome and includes:
- the LOC135335113 gene encoding uncharacterized protein LOC135335113, whose amino-acid sequence is MGTKRIGIPTPNEAALILSPLRTSNAGTYRCQGNLTTTIRSLPLSSSSNFTLIAQIPTPAVTISRSPSSSALFANLSVITFICQVSIHTSIDTPVTLSLTWTREVYSDEDDTTTEVIMVNSTTKQIKRRWTFNDLSSRDQRVTCNGTLSSASSFIRGNSSIYEDRLSVAGMFLMFNGSVLDNKTSVPARDVRVIQCYSDKTDTFNANQHGWTFPNSTKITNVSTLAVATREGGHLTLTRVGNSSLPAGEYCCKAQDARGTSHTLCVHVEQSRSVLLRFRLVGGVVGGVVIVLILVIVVIVIANFVFKSRREKLTINKTTKCNVPPVSLKGGVSTGEIHTYEMIEMGHEYEEVSKFQGAVGGEYEIIGAPPQTTGSESKAVIKTEPSPPTPPQPSGNDIEFTECIAYSTTTHSRPPQPTGL